AATGCTTTCAAATGTTTCAAAAAGGCGCAAAGAAATTATTTTAGATGAGGAAGCTTTTTTAGGAAAAATAAGCAAAAAAGATTTAAAAACCATGACACTATTTTTTATTAATTATATTAAAAATTTAACTTTAAAAGGCGATTTGACAATATATAGAAAAAATGAGGAATTTATTTAATGACACTTGACAAGTTGCGTAAAAAATATATTGATTTTTTTAAATCAAAAAAACATTTTGAAATAATGGGTAAATCATTGGTTCCCGAAAATGATCCTACGGTTCTTTTTAATACAGCCGGCATGCAGCCTCTTATTCCTTATCTTCTTGGAGAAGTGCATCCATCAGGAGATATGCTTGTTAATGTTCAAAAATGCTTGAGAACAGGCGATATTGATGAGGTTGGAGATTTAAGCCATTTAACTTTTTTTGAAATGCTTGGAAATTGGTCTCTTGGAGCTTATTTTAAAGAGTATTCTGTAAAGTGTAGTTTTGAATTTTTAACGTCTTCTGAGTATTTAAATATTCCAAAAGACCGTCTTTATGTGAGTGTCTTTGAAGGTGATCAAGAGATTCCTCGTGATACAGAGACGGCTAAAGTTTGGGAAAGTTTAGGTATTCCCAAAGATAGAATATATTATCTTTCCAAGGATCATAATTTTTGGGGGCCTGTTGGATCTAAAGGACCTTGTGGACCAGATACTGAAATATATGTGGATACTGGAAAGATTAATTGTTCTATTAACTGCAATGTTACGTGTTCTTGTGGTAAATATTTTGAAATTTGGAATAATGTTTTTATGCAATACAATAAAGATGAAAATGGTAATTATATGGAATTGGATCGAAAATGTGTCGATACGGGAATGGGGCTTGAGAGGACAATTGCTTTCTTGCAGGGCAAGTCTTCAGTTTATGATACAGATGCATTTATGCCTATAATAAAGAGAATAGAATTTATTTCTGGTAAAATTTATGGGCAAAAAGAAGACGATGATAGATGTATTAGAATAATCTCTGACCATATTAAAGCGGCTTGCTTTATTCTTGCTGATAGTTCTGGTGTTTTCCCTTCCAATTT
This portion of the Borreliella afzelii genome encodes:
- a CDS encoding alanine--tRNA ligase translates to MTLDKLRKKYIDFFKSKKHFEIMGKSLVPENDPTVLFNTAGMQPLIPYLLGEVHPSGDMLVNVQKCLRTGDIDEVGDLSHLTFFEMLGNWSLGAYFKEYSVKCSFEFLTSSEYLNIPKDRLYVSVFEGDQEIPRDTETAKVWESLGIPKDRIYYLSKDHNFWGPVGSKGPCGPDTEIYVDTGKINCSINCNVTCSCGKYFEIWNNVFMQYNKDENGNYMELDRKCVDTGMGLERTIAFLQGKSSVYDTDAFMPIIKRIEFISGKIYGQKEDDDRCIRIISDHIKAACFILADSSGVFPSNLGQGYVLRRLIRRSIRYAKKLGIKSHFLADLVDSVETIYRSFYNELTEKKDFIKKELSTEEEKFFKTLFQGEQEFIKITRNLSSKTIPGDIAFKLYDTYGFPYELTEELAFEYGFDIDKSGFNEYFKKHQKTSKKGGDKVFKGGLADYTYETTKLHTATHLLHKALQLVLGDHVKQKGSNITAERLRFDFVHSKKMTDDEIKKVEDIVNLQIKNSLSVKKSIMELSEAREKGAMALFGEKYDNLVSVYEIDGFSLEVCGGPHVENTNELGTFKIQKEQSSSSGIRRIKAILIDE